The following proteins are co-located in the Spirosoma montaniterrae genome:
- a CDS encoding glycerophosphoryl diester phosphodiesterase has translation MNIGWKSGFWLGVAVLATSALNLCLAQTAKRMSLNNERLSLTWQQSPVGWRLQSVRVQGKALPDPSGQYTLLYAAQKPDVTPDTTFKTITGVAFPEPNYVYQKEKWKEVISPVALNRRSGDPVGTALPFYPKKAVSLSVNRLRFEGETDVATLQTDWQLDPQFSSDVLVTQTLVAKRAGYFSLPTPTLATTPDADMTWATVPGYFQGNRPQPNFALAYTYGHGVPTLPVVYRERAASTLAPIVTNKSGVTLAVIPDPMLARDPWPADKNRNAGPRHNDWNLGLSHRNRQGQLSPTLYYPVLGEPKSALRAGDTLRYTFRYHLTTGDWFSALKHAANDIFRFGETLNLRQNRQSLTDRVRRMHHYLTDPKTSLWNVEEFEGLSIGAQSYLGGVVGSQKDAMKNSDYGAMWMLATATQDTLLTRNVLPYALNFKKVQQITADGFFRGALAGQYYLAKRKRFTEEWGEVVEPIAVTYYTMLDVGNMLLFDPNNTDLRERLRLGAEWLLNNQKPDGSWAVAYDRQTADEQFKDIADLRPTFYGLLVAHRILGDSRYLAAARRGADWQIRNGVQNGSFLGVCGDARYVPDFATAQTAQALLDLYDLTNEPRYREAAIAAAKIYTASVYTHPIADRSPRTVNGRTREAWEIAQSGLSFEHGGVFGSANMHGPIQLASHAGLFIRMHKLTGEALFADMARAAAWGRHAFVDSTTSVASYYWNAMNRGAGPYPHHAWWQIGWITDYLMAEAELRSNGQIRFPRGFVTPKVGPHQTYGFAPGAIYGQAATLTIGDNEPTPDNPNVEVISARAVTGKRRFAILMNNSLQPAATTVRMPTNGPVRTVPEGQAITNQTITLPPLGLAVWEF, from the coding sequence ATGAACATAGGTTGGAAATCGGGATTCTGGCTCGGCGTAGCGGTTCTCGCTACGTCGGCCCTGAACCTTTGCCTGGCGCAGACCGCTAAACGCATGTCGCTGAATAACGAACGCCTATCGCTAACGTGGCAGCAGTCGCCGGTGGGCTGGCGGTTGCAGTCGGTGCGGGTACAGGGAAAGGCGTTACCTGATCCGTCGGGCCAATACACCCTGTTATATGCCGCTCAGAAACCGGACGTAACGCCCGACACTACGTTCAAAACGATTACCGGCGTAGCCTTTCCCGAACCGAACTACGTGTACCAGAAGGAAAAATGGAAAGAAGTGATCTCGCCCGTAGCTCTGAACCGACGGTCCGGCGATCCGGTAGGTACGGCCCTGCCGTTTTATCCCAAAAAAGCCGTTTCGCTTTCGGTTAACCGCCTGCGGTTCGAGGGCGAAACCGACGTAGCAACCCTCCAAACCGACTGGCAACTCGACCCGCAATTTTCGTCCGACGTACTGGTGACGCAAACGCTGGTAGCTAAACGTGCTGGTTATTTCTCGCTCCCCACACCTACACTGGCCACCACGCCCGACGCCGATATGACCTGGGCTACGGTGCCAGGTTATTTTCAAGGCAACCGTCCCCAGCCCAACTTCGCGCTGGCCTATACCTACGGACACGGCGTGCCCACCCTCCCGGTCGTGTATCGCGAACGGGCCGCCAGTACGCTCGCACCCATCGTGACGAACAAAAGTGGTGTTACATTGGCGGTTATACCCGACCCTATGCTGGCCCGCGACCCCTGGCCTGCGGACAAGAATCGGAACGCCGGACCGCGGCATAACGACTGGAACCTGGGCCTCTCGCACCGGAACCGGCAGGGGCAACTCTCGCCCACGCTCTACTACCCCGTATTGGGCGAACCTAAATCGGCTCTGCGGGCGGGCGATACGTTGCGCTACACCTTCCGATATCACCTCACCACCGGCGACTGGTTTTCGGCCCTGAAACACGCGGCCAATGATATATTCCGGTTTGGCGAAACGCTGAACCTGCGACAGAACCGCCAATCGTTGACCGACCGTGTCCGGCGGATGCACCATTACCTGACCGACCCCAAAACGTCGCTCTGGAACGTAGAGGAATTTGAGGGGTTGAGCATCGGGGCGCAGTCGTATCTGGGCGGGGTAGTTGGTTCGCAGAAAGATGCTATGAAAAACTCCGATTACGGGGCCATGTGGATGCTCGCAACAGCCACGCAGGATACGTTGCTGACCCGGAACGTATTGCCCTATGCCCTGAATTTCAAGAAGGTACAGCAAATTACAGCCGACGGTTTTTTCCGGGGGGCGTTGGCCGGGCAGTATTATCTGGCTAAACGCAAACGCTTTACCGAAGAATGGGGCGAGGTGGTAGAACCCATCGCCGTTACGTACTACACCATGCTCGACGTGGGCAACATGCTGCTCTTTGACCCCAATAATACCGACCTCCGCGAACGGCTCCGGCTGGGGGCCGAGTGGCTGCTGAACAACCAGAAACCCGACGGGAGTTGGGCTGTTGCCTACGACCGCCAAACCGCCGACGAGCAGTTCAAGGACATCGCCGACCTGCGCCCCACGTTCTACGGCCTGCTGGTGGCCCACCGCATCCTCGGCGACTCGCGTTACCTCGCAGCCGCCCGACGCGGGGCCGACTGGCAAATTCGGAACGGTGTGCAGAACGGCAGTTTTCTGGGCGTGTGTGGCGATGCCCGCTACGTACCCGACTTTGCTACGGCACAAACCGCGCAGGCCCTGCTCGACCTTTACGACCTGACCAACGAGCCGCGCTACCGTGAAGCCGCCATTGCTGCTGCCAAAATCTATACAGCTTCGGTCTATACCCACCCCATTGCCGACCGCAGCCCCCGGACGGTCAACGGACGCACCCGCGAAGCCTGGGAGATAGCGCAGTCGGGACTGAGTTTTGAGCACGGGGGCGTGTTTGGGTCGGCCAATATGCACGGACCGATTCAGTTGGCGAGTCACGCGGGGCTGTTCATTCGGATGCACAAGCTTACGGGCGAGGCTCTCTTTGCCGACATGGCGCGGGCCGCTGCCTGGGGCCGTCATGCGTTTGTAGACAGCACCACGAGCGTAGCCTCGTACTACTGGAACGCCATGAACCGGGGGGCGGGACCATATCCGCACCATGCGTGGTGGCAAATCGGCTGGATTACCGACTACCTCATGGCCGAAGCCGAACTGCGCTCCAACGGCCAAATTCGGTTCCCGCGTGGATTCGTGACGCCGAAAGTGGGGCCGCACCAGACCTACGGCTTCGCGCCGGGAGCCATCTACGGCCAGGCCGCTACGTTGACCATCGGCGATAACGAACCCACCCCCGACAACCCGAACGTAGAGGTCATTTCGGCGCGGGCTGTAACGGGCAAGCGTCGGTTTGCTATCCTGATGAATAACAGTTTACAACCTGCCGCGACCACCGTGCGGATGCCCACCAACGGCCCCGTGCGGACAGTACCCGAAGGCCAGGCCATAACCAACCAAACCATCACGCTGCCGCCATTGGGGCTGGCGGTGTGGGAATTCTGA
- a CDS encoding RagB/SusD family nutrient uptake outer membrane protein, with amino-acid sequence MKKILSFLLILTGLSGCQLDETPYSAIFTDTFYKTAGDAEGAITAAYGALATMYAGPGPLMFADFSADQVYPRPVVGRDIFTLFSYDAAYSVTVSFNRANESPISVWNTGYDGIVKANWVIEKVPPIAMDTKRRDEIVGEAYFLRAYFHWMLTKNFRDVVVKTNTSKSLDESKQAISPKADVYKQIFSDLEEAVKRLPSYSATLVKGRVSKEAALALYAKAALYNESWPLALQKAQDVITSGKHSLMPDVRDVFTASKEDAARIETMFAFESEAVTPGRTSQIMGLYGPPNSASLEYGPTTFGSIFAYPAFFASFDPADKRRQLLDTSFVNRSGVRVPQRSITPITPRGVLVKKYQDPTGIGASHNINIPLLRYADVLLIAAEAEARANGPTATAYGYINQVRKRAGVADLRAGLNRDDFVAAVLQERSWELFSEGDRWYDLTRTNTFQQVTSKATNDVFPTRNPLPKHRYFPLPQDEINANPLIKQSPEWQN; translated from the coding sequence ATGAAAAAGATACTTTCTTTCCTCCTGATTCTGACGGGTTTGAGCGGGTGCCAGTTAGACGAAACGCCCTACTCGGCCATTTTTACCGATACGTTTTACAAAACGGCGGGCGACGCCGAAGGGGCTATTACGGCGGCTTACGGTGCCCTGGCAACCATGTATGCCGGGCCGGGTCCGTTGATGTTCGCCGATTTTTCTGCCGATCAGGTGTATCCGCGCCCGGTGGTGGGCCGCGATATTTTTACGCTGTTCAGCTACGACGCGGCCTACTCCGTAACGGTGAGCTTCAACCGGGCCAACGAATCGCCCATTTCGGTCTGGAACACCGGCTACGATGGCATCGTAAAAGCCAACTGGGTGATTGAAAAGGTGCCGCCGATTGCGATGGACACCAAACGGCGCGACGAGATTGTGGGGGAAGCGTACTTTCTGCGGGCCTACTTCCATTGGATGCTGACCAAAAACTTCCGCGACGTAGTGGTGAAAACGAATACCAGTAAAAGCTTAGATGAGTCGAAGCAGGCGATCAGCCCCAAAGCAGACGTGTATAAGCAGATTTTCAGCGACCTTGAAGAAGCCGTCAAGCGGTTGCCATCGTACTCGGCAACGCTGGTGAAAGGCCGGGTCTCGAAAGAAGCGGCTCTGGCTCTGTATGCCAAAGCAGCTCTCTACAACGAAAGCTGGCCGTTGGCCCTGCAAAAGGCGCAGGACGTAATTACGTCGGGCAAGCACAGCCTGATGCCCGACGTGCGCGATGTGTTCACGGCATCAAAAGAAGATGCCGCCCGGATCGAGACGATGTTCGCGTTTGAATCAGAGGCCGTTACGCCCGGTCGTACCTCGCAGATTATGGGTTTGTACGGTCCGCCCAACAGTGCCAGCTTAGAGTACGGCCCCACCACGTTCGGATCGATTTTTGCTTACCCTGCGTTCTTTGCCTCGTTCGACCCCGCCGACAAGCGTCGGCAGTTGCTGGATACTTCGTTCGTGAACCGGTCGGGGGTGCGGGTGCCGCAGCGAAGCATCACGCCCATCACGCCACGGGGGGTATTGGTCAAAAAATACCAGGACCCCACGGGCATCGGCGCGTCGCACAACATCAACATCCCGCTGTTGCGCTACGCCGACGTACTGCTGATTGCCGCCGAAGCCGAAGCCCGCGCCAACGGCCCCACGGCCACCGCTTATGGCTACATCAATCAGGTTCGGAAGCGGGCGGGGGTTGCCGACCTGAGAGCGGGTCTGAACAGAGATGACTTCGTTGCGGCTGTCTTGCAGGAGCGTTCGTGGGAGTTGTTCAGTGAAGGGGATCGCTGGTACGATCTCACGCGCACCAACACATTCCAGCAGGTGACGTCAAAGGCCACCAACGACGTGTTCCCGACGCGAAACCCACTGCCGAAACATCGTTACTTTCCCTTGCCGCAGGACGAAATCAACGCCAATCCGCTCATCAAACAAAGCCCGGAGTGGCAGAATTAA
- a CDS encoding SusC/RagA family TonB-linked outer membrane protein: MKQFLSVLWLLLAVGNQALAQSPTRAVSGRVTGQTGDGLPGVNIVVKGTQKGTTTNTNGQYSLAEVPAGATLTFSSIGFVAQDIAVGNRTTLDVSLSADDRSLSEVIVVGYGTQRKIETTGSIASIKSDELLQLPVANVTQGIQSRVAGVQITQNSSAPGGGASVRIRGTNSINGTSEPLYVLDGVQIAVGLDQNANNQNPLSNINPNDIESVEVLKDASSTAIYGARGANGVILITTKRGKAGTSRVSYDAYYGTQQVNKTLDVLNSTQFAALENEIFKTSVFPDPNNPGPNTDWQNLIFRRAPIQNHQLTVTGGTEKTQVAFSLNYFDQSGIIINSRFRRYSLRTNVDHRVNNWLKVGTSLLLSNSVNNRTQTANTSIDGPAVTASILGAALAAPPTLVPYREDGSVWPFGDQFSARYREAANPVGLAQILDRITNNTLLANFYADLNLAKGLTYRASFNVTQFNNLGDFYSPKSIVNLADQALAGSAQKNNQYGRSLLHESILTYATSFNAIHSLKFTGVFASLKNEGSNNNISGTQFPNDATANEAIALSTNRNVSSGRSESRLDSYLGRVNYGFRDKYFVDVTARYDGASQFGAENKYGFFPAVAAAWRVIEEPFLKGATWLSDLKLRGSYGQTGNAGAIGPYQSLALVGSGGNNAYAFNHVYTTGIAPTGIPNSELQWERSTQANLGLDLGLFNNRLNVVVDVYNKRTDNLLFVRQLPPSSGYTTITGNFATIQNRGIEMAVSGRVLDGPVKLNVSANATINRNKLLALNDLLQNFAVNNYGVLQVGQPIGVFRTYVFDGNYQTGESILPGSGSRLGGPKVRDLNGDGQISVADQTITGDPNPRLIYGFSANLSYKNFDFSTFFAGVRGNQIYNLIRYTLENPSGGRNLLAGVANRWTPTNPNNEFASVLQGGRLPISDRFLEDGSFLRCKNITLGYRLPAIKGLQAVRVYVSTNNPFTFTNYSGFDPEVNSFGNSNTQIGVDNLVYPIARSYIAGLQVSF, encoded by the coding sequence ATGAAACAATTTCTATCCGTCCTGTGGCTTTTGCTGGCCGTGGGGAATCAGGCTCTGGCTCAGTCGCCGACACGCGCTGTGTCGGGCCGGGTCACAGGCCAAACGGGCGATGGTCTGCCGGGCGTCAATATCGTCGTCAAAGGCACCCAGAAAGGCACCACCACCAACACCAACGGGCAATATTCGCTTGCCGAAGTACCAGCAGGCGCTACGCTGACGTTCTCGTCTATCGGCTTTGTGGCGCAGGACATAGCCGTCGGCAATCGCACAACGCTCGACGTATCACTCTCCGCCGACGACCGCTCCCTCTCCGAAGTGATTGTGGTCGGCTACGGTACGCAGCGCAAGATTGAAACCACCGGCTCCATCGCGTCTATTAAATCTGATGAACTGCTGCAACTGCCGGTAGCCAACGTCACGCAGGGCATACAATCGCGGGTGGCGGGGGTGCAGATCACCCAGAACTCGTCGGCACCGGGCGGGGGCGCAAGTGTCCGGATTCGGGGCACCAATTCCATCAACGGCACCTCGGAACCGCTCTACGTCCTGGATGGAGTACAAATTGCCGTGGGGTTAGATCAGAACGCAAACAACCAGAACCCACTCTCAAACATCAATCCCAACGATATTGAGAGCGTTGAGGTGCTGAAAGATGCTTCTTCTACGGCCATCTACGGCGCACGGGGAGCCAACGGGGTAATACTCATTACGACTAAACGGGGAAAAGCCGGCACGTCGCGCGTTTCGTATGATGCCTACTACGGAACGCAGCAGGTCAACAAAACGCTGGACGTGCTGAATTCAACGCAATTTGCCGCGTTGGAAAACGAAATCTTCAAAACGTCCGTCTTTCCAGATCCTAACAATCCTGGTCCAAATACTGACTGGCAGAACCTTATATTCCGGCGGGCACCCATCCAGAATCATCAGCTCACGGTGACGGGTGGTACCGAGAAGACGCAGGTGGCCTTTTCGCTCAATTACTTCGATCAAAGCGGTATTATCATTAACTCCCGGTTCCGGCGGTATTCGCTACGGACCAACGTCGATCACCGGGTTAACAACTGGCTGAAAGTAGGCACGAGTCTCTTGCTGTCGAACTCGGTCAATAATCGCACGCAAACGGCCAACACCAGCATCGACGGCCCCGCCGTGACGGCCAGTATTCTGGGGGCGGCTCTGGCGGCTCCACCAACGCTCGTGCCGTACCGCGAAGATGGCAGTGTCTGGCCGTTCGGCGATCAGTTTAGTGCCCGTTACCGCGAGGCCGCCAATCCCGTTGGACTGGCGCAGATTCTGGACCGGATCACCAACAACACGCTGCTGGCTAACTTCTACGCCGACCTGAATCTGGCCAAAGGGCTGACCTACCGGGCCTCCTTCAACGTAACGCAGTTCAACAACCTCGGCGATTTCTACTCGCCCAAATCGATTGTCAATCTGGCTGATCAGGCACTGGCGGGGTCGGCGCAAAAAAACAACCAGTACGGGCGTAGTTTGCTGCACGAGAGCATCCTGACCTACGCAACGAGCTTCAACGCGATTCACTCGCTGAAGTTTACGGGGGTGTTTGCCTCGTTGAAGAACGAAGGCAGCAACAACAACATCAGCGGCACGCAGTTCCCGAACGATGCTACCGCCAACGAAGCCATTGCCTTATCTACTAACCGGAACGTCAGCAGCGGGCGCAGTGAGAGCCGCTTAGATTCGTACCTGGGGCGGGTTAACTACGGTTTCCGCGATAAGTATTTCGTGGACGTAACGGCCCGCTACGATGGGGCCAGTCAGTTCGGGGCTGAGAATAAGTACGGATTTTTCCCGGCGGTGGCTGCGGCCTGGCGCGTCATCGAAGAGCCGTTTCTGAAAGGTGCCACCTGGCTCTCGGACCTGAAACTGCGTGGCAGCTATGGGCAGACCGGTAATGCCGGTGCCATTGGGCCGTATCAGTCACTCGCGTTGGTAGGCTCGGGGGGAAACAACGCCTATGCATTCAACCACGTTTACACAACGGGGATTGCCCCGACGGGTATCCCGAACAGCGAGTTGCAATGGGAACGTTCGACGCAGGCCAACCTGGGCCTGGACCTGGGCCTGTTCAACAACCGGCTGAACGTGGTTGTCGATGTCTATAACAAACGTACCGACAACCTGTTGTTTGTGCGGCAACTGCCTCCTTCATCGGGCTACACGACCATTACGGGCAATTTTGCGACCATTCAGAACCGGGGCATCGAGATGGCCGTCAGCGGGCGCGTACTCGACGGGCCGGTGAAACTGAACGTCAGTGCCAATGCCACCATCAACCGCAACAAACTGCTGGCGTTGAACGACTTGCTTCAGAACTTCGCCGTCAACAACTACGGCGTGTTGCAGGTGGGGCAACCCATCGGGGTGTTTCGCACCTATGTGTTCGACGGCAACTACCAGACCGGCGAGTCGATCCTGCCGGGGTCGGGCAGCCGATTGGGCGGGCCGAAAGTACGTGACCTGAACGGCGACGGACAGATTTCGGTGGCCGATCAGACCATTACGGGCGACCCCAACCCGAGGCTGATCTACGGCTTCTCGGCGAACCTGTCCTACAAAAACTTCGATTTCAGCACCTTTTTCGCGGGTGTGCGGGGCAATCAGATTTACAACCTGATTCGCTACACGCTCGAAAATCCGTCGGGCGGGCGTAACCTGCTGGCGGGCGTCGCCAACCGCTGGACGCCCACCAACCCCAACAACGAGTTTGCCAGTGTATTGCAGGGCGGTCGTCTGCCCATCTCCGACCGGTTCCTTGAAGATGGTTCGTTTCTACGCTGCAAAAACATAACGCTCGGCTACCGGCTACCAGCCATCAAAGGGCTACAGGCGGTGCGGGTGTATGTCAGTACCAACAACCCCTTCACGTTTACGAACTACAGCGGCTTCGACCCCGAAGTGAACTCGTTCGGCAACTCCAATACGCAGATCGGCGTGGATAACTTAGTGTATCCAATTGCTCGTTCGTACATCGCCGGTTTGCAGGTTTCGTTCTAA
- a CDS encoding LacI family DNA-binding transcriptional regulator produces the protein MIRCPHCKQVESINRAGIVRGKQRYFCKACQVHFSFPNEVHTPSLRPHQVTIVDIAEQLGISKSTVSRALRGQSDIHPGTRQAVLDVANQLDYQPNQLAHSLVKSRTNTVGMLVPEFLSSFFPKVIMSAQQVLVEAGYNVVICQSGESYETEVANARTLLANRVDGLMVSHTKETRNFDHLRTFQRKGIPVVFFNRVCEDMTVPNVTVDDYRGAFVAVEHLIQTGRRRIAHLAGPDSLPNSRNRLNGYHDALLHYGLPVDNELIISYDLTLEKVNIYVNHLLNLPHPPDALFAMNDPAAIEALRVCRSRGIRVPAELAIVGFSDDPVSELVEPSLTTVAQPMAEIGRETARLLLNALHGPVSDVPEQVMLPTQLIVRRSS, from the coding sequence ATGATACGCTGTCCGCATTGCAAACAGGTCGAATCCATTAACCGGGCAGGTATTGTGCGGGGAAAGCAGCGGTATTTCTGTAAAGCCTGTCAGGTGCATTTTAGCTTCCCCAATGAGGTACACACCCCATCGTTACGGCCCCATCAGGTTACTATTGTTGACATCGCAGAGCAATTGGGTATTTCTAAATCGACAGTTTCGCGGGCTTTGCGCGGGCAGAGCGACATTCATCCCGGCACCCGACAGGCCGTGCTCGACGTAGCGAACCAACTCGATTATCAGCCAAACCAACTGGCACACAGTTTAGTGAAGAGTCGTACCAATACCGTCGGAATGCTCGTGCCGGAGTTTCTGTCGTCGTTTTTCCCGAAAGTAATTATGAGTGCGCAACAGGTGCTGGTTGAAGCGGGCTACAACGTCGTGATCTGCCAATCGGGTGAATCGTATGAAACCGAGGTAGCCAATGCCCGCACCCTGCTGGCTAACCGGGTCGACGGGCTGATGGTGTCGCACACGAAAGAAACCCGCAACTTCGACCACCTGCGGACGTTTCAGCGGAAGGGTATCCCGGTCGTATTTTTCAACCGCGTCTGCGAAGACATGACTGTGCCTAACGTAACGGTCGACGACTACCGGGGGGCGTTCGTGGCTGTTGAACACCTCATCCAGACGGGCCGACGACGCATTGCCCACTTAGCCGGTCCCGACTCGCTGCCGAACAGCCGCAACCGCCTAAACGGCTACCACGACGCGCTCCTGCACTATGGGCTGCCGGTTGACAATGAGCTAATTATATCTTATGATCTGACGCTTGAGAAGGTTAATATCTATGTTAATCACTTACTAAATCTGCCCCACCCGCCCGACGCGCTCTTTGCCATGAACGACCCTGCCGCCATCGAAGCACTGAGAGTGTGCCGGAGCCGGGGCATCAGGGTGCCTGCCGAACTCGCCATTGTGGGGTTCAGCGACGACCCGGTATCGGAACTGGTGGAACCGTCGCTGACTACCGTTGCGCAGCCAATGGCCGAAATTGGCCGCGAAACGGCCCGTCTGCTGCTCAACGCCCTGCACGGACCCGTTTCCGACGTACCGGAACAGGTGATGCTACCCACGCAGTTGATTGTGCGAAGATCGAGCTAA
- a CDS encoding sulfatase, whose translation MKKAIYLTLLIGLWPAFVAFRPLYNPPRPTPPNVVLIFMDDLGFGDLGCYGATGYQTPHLDRLASEGIRFTNFLSAQPVCTASRAALLTGCYPNRIGLYGALFPGSKIGINSEETTLAELLKSQGYATAIFGKWHLGDQRPFLPLNHGFDEYVGLPYSNDMWPVDYDGKPVSATSSPKARFTDLPLLRGKGDTLRLIRTLDDQAELTGLLTMQAVDFIKRNRKKPFFLYLAHPMPHVPIAASARFRGRTERGLFGDVITEIDHSVGEVLAALKANKLDKNTLVVFTSDNGPWYNFGNHAGSTSGLREGKGTTYEGGNRIPCLVRWPGVIPAGLVCNALASTIDLLPTIAGRCGAPLPSRKLDGVDLWPLWQGDLTASPRKEFYYYYRKNNLEAVRRGNWKLVLPHPGRTYGAFPVGQNGFPGKTNENNPETLALYDLSRDPGERYDLKDQFPERVAELQQIATAARLDLGDDLTAQKGANTRPAGELP comes from the coding sequence ATGAAAAAAGCAATTTATCTGACTTTACTCATTGGCTTGTGGCCTGCATTTGTCGCGTTTCGCCCCCTCTATAACCCACCCCGCCCAACACCACCCAATGTGGTACTGATTTTCATGGACGACCTCGGCTTTGGCGATTTGGGATGCTATGGGGCTACTGGCTATCAGACACCACATCTCGACCGGCTGGCTTCGGAAGGTATTCGGTTTACCAATTTCCTGTCGGCCCAGCCCGTTTGTACGGCTTCGCGGGCGGCTCTGCTGACAGGCTGCTATCCTAATCGAATCGGGCTGTATGGGGCGTTGTTTCCAGGGTCGAAAATTGGTATCAACAGCGAGGAGACTACACTCGCCGAACTCCTCAAAAGCCAGGGTTATGCAACAGCCATCTTCGGTAAATGGCATCTGGGCGATCAGCGACCATTTCTGCCACTCAACCACGGCTTCGACGAATATGTGGGCCTGCCTTACTCCAACGACATGTGGCCGGTTGATTACGATGGCAAGCCGGTGTCAGCAACATCTTCGCCGAAAGCACGATTCACAGACTTGCCACTCCTGCGCGGGAAAGGCGATACACTTCGCCTGATTCGCACCCTCGACGATCAGGCCGAGCTAACCGGGTTGCTCACGATGCAGGCTGTCGATTTTATCAAGCGAAATCGAAAAAAGCCTTTTTTTCTATATCTGGCGCATCCGATGCCCCATGTTCCCATTGCCGCATCGGCTCGTTTTCGGGGGCGAACCGAGCGTGGGCTGTTTGGCGATGTCATTACCGAAATCGACCATTCGGTTGGCGAGGTACTTGCCGCGCTCAAAGCCAATAAGTTAGACAAGAACACGCTGGTTGTTTTCACCAGCGACAATGGCCCCTGGTACAATTTCGGTAATCATGCCGGATCGACCAGTGGGTTGCGGGAAGGCAAGGGTACAACCTACGAAGGAGGCAACCGAATACCTTGTCTGGTACGATGGCCGGGTGTTATTCCTGCCGGGCTGGTCTGCAACGCGCTGGCTTCGACCATCGACCTCTTACCGACCATTGCGGGCCGCTGCGGGGCACCGCTACCCAGCCGCAAACTCGACGGGGTTGATTTGTGGCCGTTGTGGCAGGGCGACCTGACGGCAAGTCCGCGAAAGGAGTTTTACTATTATTACCGCAAAAACAACCTGGAGGCTGTTCGGCGGGGCAACTGGAAATTAGTGTTACCGCATCCGGGCCGCACCTACGGAGCTTTCCCGGTAGGGCAAAATGGATTTCCGGGCAAAACCAACGAAAATAACCCCGAAACACTGGCCCTCTACGACCTGAGCCGCGACCCCGGCGAACGCTACGATCTCAAAGATCAGTTTCCAGAGCGTGTAGCGGAACTACAACAGATAGCCACTGCCGCCCGGCTCGACCTGGGCGATGACCTGACCGCTCAAAAAGGAGCCAACACGCGCCCGGCGGGTGAGCTCCCTTAG
- the fucP gene encoding L-fucose:H+ symporter permease: MALIPQPALPPASAQPATGSTWLPLLVVMLLMFLWNISRNINDVLVPHLKRACQLTDFQSSLVQSAFFGAYFLCALPVGYFLKKRGYQAGIVTGLCLAAVGGFLFYPAAETRFYPVFLLALFVMAAGFTFLEVSATPYVSVLGSPQTAASRLNLAAACGSLGSTLGPLLGGQLILHQQDVSEESLRGLSPDALTAFLDAEANSVKAPYLTLALFLLGLGVVIARLKLPPIQQTDSSPTRLRDVLRFRHTVLGAVAVFCYLGAEVGTVSFMIRYLKSLDLPGITEQKAATFISLYMAGVLIGRLAGAVLLRRFRAGPMLGLVSGVVVVLITVSVLSSGWVAVWSMVSVGLFTSVMYGIIFTLSIAGLGPHTEQGSSLLIMSIVGGAIVPPLMGLISDYSTIRWAFVVPLICYFYLIYYGLSGYKPAAFAKHTI, from the coding sequence ATGGCCCTTATTCCTCAACCTGCTCTGCCCCCTGCTTCCGCCCAACCCGCGACCGGCTCCACCTGGTTACCGCTGCTGGTGGTGATGCTGCTGATGTTTCTGTGGAACATCAGCCGAAACATCAACGACGTGCTGGTGCCGCACCTTAAACGGGCCTGCCAGTTGACTGATTTTCAATCGTCGCTGGTGCAGTCGGCGTTTTTTGGGGCCTACTTTCTGTGTGCGCTGCCAGTGGGATATTTTCTCAAAAAACGCGGCTATCAGGCCGGTATCGTTACGGGCCTTTGTCTGGCTGCGGTGGGCGGATTCCTGTTTTATCCCGCTGCCGAAACCCGATTTTATCCGGTGTTTCTGCTGGCTCTGTTCGTGATGGCTGCGGGCTTCACGTTTCTGGAAGTCTCGGCCACACCCTACGTGTCGGTGTTGGGGTCGCCCCAAACGGCGGCAAGTCGGCTCAATCTGGCGGCTGCCTGCGGGTCGCTGGGGTCAACGCTGGGGCCGCTGCTGGGCGGGCAACTGATTCTGCACCAACAGGATGTTTCGGAAGAATCCCTGCGTGGTTTGTCGCCGGACGCGCTGACGGCTTTTCTGGATGCCGAGGCCAACAGCGTCAAAGCCCCTTACCTGACATTGGCCCTCTTCCTGCTGGGTTTGGGTGTGGTGATTGCCCGGTTAAAACTCCCGCCCATTCAGCAAACCGACAGCTCTCCCACCCGCCTGCGCGACGTGCTCCGGTTTCGGCATACGGTGCTGGGAGCCGTGGCGGTGTTCTGCTACCTCGGTGCCGAAGTGGGTACGGTCAGCTTCATGATTCGCTACCTCAAATCGCTCGATTTGCCGGGTATTACTGAACAAAAAGCTGCTACGTTCATCAGCCTCTACATGGCCGGTGTGCTGATCGGGCGACTGGCAGGGGCTGTGCTACTCCGGCGGTTCCGGGCAGGGCCTATGCTGGGGTTAGTGTCGGGCGTAGTAGTGGTACTGATAACTGTCTCTGTGTTGAGTTCGGGCTGGGTGGCCGTTTGGTCGATGGTCAGCGTGGGGCTGTTCACGTCCGTGATGTACGGCATCATTTTCACCCTAAGCATCGCCGGGCTGGGACCACATACCGAACAGGGGTCTTCGTTGCTGATTATGAGCATTGTAGGCGGGGCCATTGTTCCCCCATTGATGGGCCTAATCTCCGATTATAGCACCATCCGCTGGGCGTTTGTAGTGCCGCTCATCTGCTACTTCTACCTGATCTATTACGGACTTTCCGGCTACAAACCCGCTGCCTTTGCTAAACACACTATTTAA